From the Candidatus Hydrogenedentota bacterium genome, the window CGACATGGCACAGGTGCGCAAGCTCATCTCGCGCACCGATGGGCTGAGTCACGTATTCCACCTTGCGGCAGTCACGTTCGTCCCGTCGTCCTCCGCCGATCCCGGGGCGACGATGCAGGTGAACGTGCAGGGCACGATTAACCTGCTGGAATGCACGCGCGTGATTCATCCGCGCGCCCGCTTCGTCTTCGTCGGAAGCGCCGCGGTATACGGCGCGCCCCGGTCCGTCCCCGTCACGGAAGACCATCCGCTCGTTCCCCGCGAGCCGTACGCGATTTCCAAGGCCGCGGCCGATTTCTATTGCGAATATGCCTACCGGGCGAACAGGGCAAACGTCGTGCGCATGCGTCCGTTCAACCATTCCGGCGCGGGGCAGTCCGATCACTTCGTGCTGTCCAACTTCGCGCGGCAGGTCGCGCGAATCGAACGCGGCGAACAGCCGCCGGTGCTGCACGTCGGCAATATCGATGCCGCGCGTGACTTCCTGCACGTCGACGACGTAATTCGCGCCTACGAACTCGCGGCGCTCACGGGAAGGCCGGGAGAGGTGTACAATGTGTGCTCAGGCATAGGGCGCACGATTCGCGCCGCGCTCGAGACCTTGCTCGCGCGCGCGACCGTGCCCATCGAAGTGAAACAGGATGCGACCCGTATGCGGCCCGTGGATGTACCGGAAATCTCAGGTTCGTACGAGAAGCTCAAGGCCCAAACAGGGTGGACTCCGGAACTGCCGTTCGAGCGGGTGCTCGACGACCTTTTGGGTTACTGGCGAAACGCGCCATGAGCACCGTGCGCGCGGAGCCCGAATCACCGCCGGCCGGCGCCGAGCGGGCGGCCGCGCACCCCACGGAGAAAGCGCGCGCGGTATTCACGGCGGTACGCAACGGCCTAATCGTAATTGCGCTGAGTTTCGCGATTCTCGAGTTGATACTCCGGATTCTGGGCGTAGCGAACCCTGTCCTATACGAGCGCAACCCCGATCTCGGCTACCGGATCAAGCCCAACCAGAAGTCATCCTTTATCGGCAACCCAATCGTCATTAATTCTTTCGGTGTGCGCGACGCGCGGCCGCTCGACACACGCGACCCCGCGAAACAGCGCGTGGTTTGCCTCGGTGACTCGGTCACGTGGGGCGGCATCTACGTCCGACAAGACGAACTATTCACGTCAATCGCGGAACGAAAGCTTGGCAATACCGAGGTAATCAACGCCGGTGTAAACGGCTATTCCACGACGCAGATGGCGCGCTTGTACGAGCGCTA encodes:
- a CDS encoding GDP-mannose 4,6-dehydratase → MPRVALITGANGFVGGILAKYLRGREWHVREAVMPGQPEGPNRFACEITDMAQVRKLISRTDGLSHVFHLAAVTFVPSSSADPGATMQVNVQGTINLLECTRVIHPRARFVFVGSAAVYGAPRSVPVTEDHPLVPREPYAISKAAADFYCEYAYRANRANVVRMRPFNHSGAGQSDHFVLSNFARQVARIERGEQPPVLHVGNIDAARDFLHVDDVIRAYELAALTGRPGEVYNVCSGIGRTIRAALETLLARATVPIEVKQDATRMRPVDVPEISGSYEKLKAQTGWTPELPFERVLDDLLGYWRNAP